TAGCATCGCCATATGCAATGCTTGTTGGTGTGTAAATTGTCCCATCACTTGCTTTAAGTTCATACTTTTCACCAATGTTGATTCTTACATCTTTATTGAACACAACTGTCAACTGATTCTCAGAATCAACTGATACACTTACAACAGCTGGTCTTGTAACATCAACTGTTGGTGTAACTGTTACACTGAGTCCAGTTGTTGTATTGCCAGATGAATCTGTCACATCAAACTTAATTGATGCACCAGATGCTGGCAATGCGTTGTCAGGATTGAAGTACATTGTAACTTCTGAACCATTATATTCAATACCAGTTCCATTACCTTTAGTTGTATCAAGCGAACCAGCTGGTGATACGCTTACATTTGTAACTCTTGCAATATCTTTGTTGAATTTCAAAACTACCTTTGTCTGTGTTGCTGAAACTACTGATGGCCCTGAAACTGGTGTATCATCTTTTGACATTGCAAATGTCTTAACAGGTGTTACCAGTCCATATCCTGCATAGTCAGTTATATTGTTGAACTGAACTGTATGATTACCTGCAGCAAGTGGATTATAGAATGTTATTGTGTAAATTCTCTTTGTTGCATCAGCAGATACAGATGCTGCTGCATAAGTATTGTCAATTAAGTAGTTAATTGGGTTATCTGCACCTTGAACAGGCTCGCTGAATGTAACAACAATCTTCATCAAACCTGATGCAACAACACTTTCAACCTGAGGTGCTGTTGTATCCATAAAGTTAGAGATTGTTGCTGTATAATCAGCGCTCATACCAACATTCTTTGAAACTGTTACTGTCACTGTATCATCTTTGGAGAATTTGTCAGCCAAAAGCAATGTTACTGACTTCTTATCAGATGCCAAAGCTGCATTTGAAACCGATACTGTTGCTGTTCCTACCTTTACAGTATAGTTACCAGTTGTTGTTGCATATGTGTCATTGTCAACCGCTCTGTTGAATGTAACCTTTATCTCTTTGTAGTTGAGTGCCTCAACCTTTGTAACTGTGAGTGGCACTGGAACTGCTACAAACTTCAAACCTGTGTCTTTACCCTTGAAGTAGAGTTTGTATGTTGCATTTGCTGTTTGAGCAGCTGTTTTAAGAACAATCTTGCCGCTTGCAAAGTCGGACTTTTCTGTATCAATCAGAGTTACTGCAACTGTCTTTGTCTCATCAGATGCATCTTTAATTTCGAAATCAAGAGGAATTACATCTCCATCTTCAAGTGTTGCAGGCTCATTGTTGAGGTATACATCAACTGAAACCTGAATTGTGTCGTTAGCAAGTGGTTTTACGTCTTTAACAACAACTGTCTTCTCTGGTGGGAAGAATGCATTTGCGAATGCTACTGCTGCTTGACCTCTCTTTACTATTGTTCCAATTCCAACTTCATCTTCAATACCATTGAAGAAACCAAGGTCAAGAGCTTTTCTTACGTAGTTGAGAGGCCATGTTCCTGCTGCTGGGCTCTCGCCTTTTGCAGCAACAAGCATCTTGCAGAGCTCTTCAAATTTGACTTTTCTGTCTGGCTTGAATGTTCCATCCGGGTAGCCATTTACAATGCCGAGGTCTTTACCTGCCTCAACATATGCAAATGCCCAGTGATCCTGTGGAACATCGCTGAAGGATTGTTCTGCATAGACATAGTCTTTTACAACATCTTCTTGACCTGTTGCTCTGATGATCATTGCTAAAATCTCTGCTCTTGTAAGTTCCTTGTCGAGCATCAGGTCGCCTTGCTCATTACCTTTCAAGATGCCTTTGTCTTGGAGAATCTTTGCTGCCTGGTCATACACAGAACCTGTCTCTTGTGTAGCTTCGTCCTGTGCAAACGCAGGCGCAATTATTGAGAGGGCAAAAAGCAATACTGTTACGATAGCGATGAGTCTTTTGAATTTTTTCATAACTACTCACCAAACCTCCTTGTATGATTTTTTAGTGATGAGGCTATACTAATTTTTATAGCCTCATCACTTACAGCTAAAATTTTAACAACAGCATTTTAATAAGTCAATAGGGGTTTAGCATTTGTAACCAAACTGTAAAATTGGTGAAATAATTTTATTACACTTTGAAAACCTGCATTGCCTCTTTTAAATCCTGTGCAAGCTTATTTAACTGCTCTGTCATAGCTCTGAGCTCTTCAATTGCAGCAAGCTGCTCTTCAGTGGATGCAGAAACCTCCTCAGAAGATGCAGCAGTCTCTTGTGATATTGCCGAGATATTCTCGATACTCTGAACAATAGTATCTTTTTCTTTATCAATTGCCAAGATGGACTGATTTATATTTTCTATACCGCCAATTAGTTCATCCATTGCAGATTTTATGCTTGAGAATGCCAAAGAAACGTTTCTGACAGCTTCATTCTGCTTTTCAATAACGTCTTCTACTCTACCTGCAACATCCTGAGCAGCTTTTGTCTGGCTGACAATCCTCTTTATCATATCCTCAACTTCTCTTGTTGACTCTTTTGACTGGTCGGCAAGCTTTCTAATCTCGCTTGCAACAACAGCAAAGCCACGTCCAGCATCTCCTGTTTTTGCCGCCTCAATTGAGGCATTTAGAGCCAAAAGCTTTGTTTGCTCTGATATGCTGCTGAGTACCTGAATAATCTTGCCAATTGATCTTGAATATTCTGCAAGCTGGTTAATTGTTGAAATCATTGTATCTGTAATTTGCATAGTGTCGTGCGAAACAGAATCCAAGGTCGAAACTGCGCCTTCTCCTTTTGTTGAAAGTTCAGCTACATTCTTTGAAAGCTTCTCCATCTTATTTGAAGCATCAACAATTGTTTCTATCCTCTCACCAAACTTTGAAACTATCTCAACAACGTTGCTCGCCTCTTTTGCCTGATTAGATGCACCTTCTGCAATCTCTGAGATTGCTTTTGCAACTTCATTTGATGCTGCAGCAGTCTCACCGGCAATGGTCGAAAGAGTAGAAATAGAGCCTGTTACCTGGTCGCTAAGCTTTACTCCCTTTTCAATGAGCCCTTTTATGTTCTTTATCATGTTGTTAAAACTGTGTGAAAAATATCCTATCTCGTCGTTTCGCTCAATGTTCAGGCTTACTGTCAGGTCACCTTTTTCAGCAACTGCAAATGTGTTTGTAACAAGCTCTAAATCCTTTACCATCCTGAGCGCAAAGAAAATTCCAACTGCAAGCGCAGCAAGGGTGAAAATTATTGTAAGTACAATCACAAAAATCTCAAGTTTCCTTGCAGAGCTAAGTAGCATCTCAATAGGAATCATGCTTACAATTATCCATTCTTGCTCGGGTATGCGCGAATATGTAATCAAAAATGGTTTGCCGTCAAATACTGTGTTGAAAGCTCCTTTTGGATTTTTCCCCTTTGCCTCAGCCAGTATCTTTTTTATAAAAGGTGTGTCTGCTTTTGGCGAAAGCTTTCTTGTTGTTTCCCATTCGCTTGGCAAAATAACTTTTCCAGATGGTGAAACAGCAAGCATGTACCCGCCCTGCTGGGAAATATTTGTAGACTGAAGAGCAGATCTTAGCCACTGAAGACTTACGTCAATTAGCAAAACACCAAGTGTTTGAGAAGATGAAATGTCTTTAAACGGCATACCTATAGCAAAAGCATACTGCGGTATTGTCTGGCTCTTTTGGTTTGCTACCTCATCTAAAGCCTGATAGTGGTTGTCCAAAAACACAGGTCCGTCTGCCTGCATTATCTTTTTGTACCAGTCAGCCTGTTTTAACTTGTTAAAATCTATGTATTCTGCAGAAAAGTATGGATACAAAAGTGAATTATCCTTGTTTACCAATATATACGCTGCAGAAAGCATGATGTTTGTGACAAAAACATTTTGAATCATCTTGTCAGCATCAGTTTTGAGTCTGTATTTGTCATAATCTTCTAATGTCATCTGACGCGACTCTGAATAGAGTTTTTGGATAACATCGTTTGACATAAGCTGCAGTGCCTGATCTCTGACAGTGTCAAAGACAAGCTGAAAATAGTGGCTGTTTGCCTCTGTCGCTGCAAGATACGACATTTTGCTCTCGTTTATAACTGAATTTACAGACATAGAGATTGAAATAACGTCAATTATAATAATTGGAATGAGCAAAACCCCCACAACAAGAAGACTGAGCTTTCTGCCAAGACCTTGTTTTAATATGGATTTTTTGAAAAACGATAATGGGTCTTTTTTAGACAATTTCCTCACCTTCTAAATTTTAATTTTTATATCTTTGATTATACATCATTTAACAGAGAATGTGTCAAGAGAGTTTTAGGCAAAATTGCAAAAATAACATTAAAATCTCACAGTTTTATCCCAAACAGGTTCCAAATTTTTTCTTCGTGCTTTAAACTGAAGCCAATATCCTTTCAGAACAAGATATATCCAGAATTGAGCATAAGTAAAATACATTAAAAAAGCATACATTATATTTCTTATATTTATCTCCTTCTCAACTACGGCAGAAGCCACTATTTGGACAACATATATGAATAATGTTTCAAACCAAAGTACAAACAAAGGAACAGAGAATTTTATATTAACCAAATTTAGAATCCCCATTACAAACCATATATCGGAAACTAATACGAGAGAAACGAATAAATAGTAAATAGATATCATTTGAACAACATTGAATATATTCATTCCTCTAATCAGGCTCTTTTCGGAAAGAACTTTGGCTATAAGATAGAGATTCCCCTGCATCCACCTTGTCCTTTGTCTAATCCACACTCTCAGAACTTCAGGTTCTTGTTCCCATGTTACAGAATCAGGTACTATTGGCAATAAATAATGTGCTGCATATATTCTCAAAGATAATTCAGCATCTTCAGCCAAGGCATAAGGGTCCCAACCATTTATCCTTTCCAAAACATGTCTTTTCAAAAGCATATTTGTACCTGTTAAGGTTCCTAATTTAAATAATTTCCATCTTCCAGATTGCATAAGCAATTGAAATATCATAAATTCTAACCCTATCATTCTTGTTAGTGAATTCTTATGCATATTAATTGTTTTCACATAACCTACAGCACCTGCATATTCCTCTTTCTCTAAAGCTTTTTGAACAAGTTTAATTAAAGCAAATCTCTCTGGTTGATTGTCTGCATCATAAACGGCTATCATCTCTCCTTTAGAGATAGACATACCATAATTTAATACTCTCGCTTTGCCTTTTGGTTTTCCTGGTGGCACCTTTATATGATGAACATTTGTATAAAGCCTTGCAAAGTAATCTGCAATATCGCCAGTATTGTCTGTAGAATTATCATTAAGAACATAGATATTTAACTCACCAGGATAATGTAAATTTACCATTGCATCCAAAGTATCAAATAGCACTTTGCCCTCATTATAAGCTGGTATCAGAATATCCACGCTTGGATACTCCTTCAATTCGATTTTCGTCTCTTTATATTGAACTTTAAATATTAATCCAAACACTGTTAATATTGAATAATAGAAAATTAATAACCAAAAGAGTATTGCAACAGTTATCACTACCATTGATAATATCACTTTTATCACCCATCCACATGATAATCAATCATGTATATTATTTACTAAATTGAATATGTATTTTTTGAAAGCCATAAAATTACTTACAAGGCTCTCTGCTTTTACATTAATATGTTTTTTACTTCTGGATTTAAAATCTTATGGTAAAAAGATTTTTCTTAATTCTATCTTCAACAAGCATAGCACCGTGTTTATCAATATTTTGTAATAAAACCAATAAAATGTTATTTTCCACATAGCAAATTATATCATAATTTTTTCTTACCGAATCTATTAAATTTTTGCCAATTGTTTTTATAAAAGTTTTGGATATTCTATTATTACTGCTTATGCTACTTACTTCTATTACCATGAGCTGAGCTTCCTCATTTCGTCTTCTGAGAGCAGTAAAAATTATTTCTGCTCTTTCTAAAAACTCATTGAAAGTTAACACTCCAGCTTCAGGATGTAATTTTTCTAATTGTTTTATCTTCTCCTTTAATTCTTCACTGTTGTCAATAATTTTTTTGAGATACAACGATTCAAGCCAGATTGAAATTGTTAAAATTATAATCAAAATTTGTTGGAAAACAATTTTAAATTGGTTTATCCCATATCCAATTCTTATCCAGGAAAATATAATTATATAGAATGCACTAAATAAATTCCTGTTACCAAAAATACGAAACTTTTAAGCTAATTATATAAAAAGTCAAAAAAACCAAAAAGGATGAAAAAACAAGATAGTATCTTCTTATTTTTAACGGTACAAAGGTAGTAAAAAGATGATAGAAAAGGAATTGTGCAATTATTGCAACTATAAAATTAGCATAAAGAAGAGTTTTTTCATTTTTGTACACTCCACCGCTCTCCGACTAACACTTAGCTTGGATTATCGGATATATTTGAATTTAATTTAAATTATAACAAATAAACTTTTGAGCGCATATAAGAATTCCAAACATTTGTAATTTTAAAAATTCAACTTTTAAAGTATTTGTTACTTTTTTGCGTTTTATCGACGTTAATTTATAGATGGAATTGGTGAAGAAGACAAACAAAAACCTCCTTCTCAAACTTTTTTTGAACATCCAGCTTTATTTGAGAAGGAGGGTTTTATTATAGTATTTATCTTGCTTTATTTACTATGGATTTAACTTCTGTTTAAATCTGTGCACGCCATTTTTAATCTCAATTATCACTGCAGACTTTTTAGCGTTGTGTTTTGAGTCAATTGAAATAATGCCTGTTAAGCCGACAAAGTTTTTAGTATTCTCAAGGGCTCTTCTCAGTTTTTCTCTGTCAGTTGTAGAACCTGCACGTTTTATTGCATCTGCCATAAAATATCCTAAGTCATACCCAAGTGCTGAGAGGGCATTTGGTTCTATCTTGTATTTTTTCTTGTACTTCTTGACAAACTCTTGTACCCTTTTGTCTGTATCCTGTGATGAGTAGTGGGTTGAGAAAAAGATATTTGTTGCATATTTTTTCCCTGCCTTTTCGACAACTTTTGGATCATCAAAGCCGTCTGTACCAAGAATTGGCATCCACATTCCAAGTTCTCTTGCCTGCTTGATTATAAGTCCTGCATCGTCATAGTAAACAGGTGTAAAGATAACATCTGGCTTTTTGTCCCTTATCTTTGTCAATATCCCATTAAAATCCTGTTCACCCTGCTGGAACGCTTCTTCTGCTACAACTTTACCGCCACCTTTTGTAAATGTCTCTTTAAAGTTCTTGTAAAGACCTTTGCTGTAATCAGACGCTGCATTGTAAAGAATTGCTGCTGTTTTTACTTTTAACGTCTTGAGTGCAAAATTTGCCATAACGCTTCCTTGGAATGAGTCATTAAAGCATATTCTAAATACATATGCCTTTGTCTTTCCAGTTCTTTCATCAATTGTAACTGAATCATCTGTGGCAGTAGCTGACACAAGCGGTACTCTGTATCTTGTTGCGGCAATTGAAGCAGATTTTGTTGCACCTGATGTCACAGGGCTTAACAGGGCTAAAACATTCTCTTTTGTTGCAAGCCTTGTTGCAATATTTAGCGCTTCTGTCTTGTCAGATTTGTTGTCAAATACAACAAGCTCTATTTTCTTTCCTAAAACTCCACCCTTTTTATTAATCTCTTCAACTGCCATCTTAAGGCCTTCTAAAGTCCTCTGTCCGTACTGCGCAACAGCACCAGACAACTCAAGATTAACCCCAAGCCTTACTGTTTTTGAGCTTGAAGCAAAAGCAAAGGCAAATAAACCTAAGATTAAAATTAAGGCAGATGCAATGATTAGAATTTTTTGGAGCATAAGTTTTCTCACGAAAAACCATCCTCCCGTCCTAAGATATACTTTGCAGTATCAAAAAAGGGCAAAGGAAAACCTCTACAAAAGGCCACCTTTGCCCTTTTGTGCATATCTTAATAATATGTGTTGAGAATATTTTAATTTAACAAACAAGACTTGTCAATAAAAATATTAGAAACAGGAATCTATGTTATTTCTGTAGTGCTTGACTGTCTAAACTCACTGTCTTTGCATACTCATATGAGATTAGTTCACGCAACGGGGTTTGCTGCCATCCAACTTCTTTGTGAGACAGCTCTGAAATAGCGATGCATGTTTTATCTTTCAATGCATCAATGACCATATTAATGGTCTGCAATTCTTCTTGGGTAAATACTGATAAGTCGTAGTTGCCTTTGCTTTTAATCTTTGTTTGGATTGCTCCATCAGGAGTCTCATACTCCTCAATAGTGTATTTATCACTTGGGTATGCTGCTATTTCTTTGTATGCGAATTTTTCAATCACTGGCCCATAAGCATATTTGATGTATCTTAAGCCAGTTATTGAACGTAAACAACGTTTAAAGTGCATAAAATCAATATACCATAAAAACTTATTAAGACTGCTCAAATATAAATTTTCAACTTTTTCAGCAATGTAGCTTATCAAATTCTCCAGCTTTTCAAAGTCAAACCTTCTGAATCCATTGTAGATATCTTCTGGATGTTCAAGCTCTGCAGAGATAATTTTTTTCTTCAAATCAGCAAGAGAGTCTCTGATTTTCTCCATTGTTTTTTGATATGTTCTTTCAGTTATTCTCCCAGATTTAAATGCTTCTTCCACTTTTTCTTTGAAAAACCCTTCAGATGTTAAAATCAGTTTAAGAATATCACTATGTGATTTAGAAGGCAAAGCTCCTCTTTCATACCTGTTTATTGTCATCTTGCCCCAGCCAAGTATCTGCCCCAGCTCTCTTTGAGAAAGTCCATATTTTTCTCTTATCTTCTGGATTTCTTCAGGGGTAATCAAGCCTGTCAACTCTCTATAGCGTTGATAGAGCCTTTTTAGATTTTCGTTTTCGATGTCTGGCACAAACAACTCAGTATCGCACTCACTGCAATGTGGAACATGTTCTTCAACATTGACTTGCACACCTTTATATTCTCTAACCAGATTTTTTTCAACTTTAATTTCAACATGCTTTTTACACTCCGGACAATATGCCCTATTCATCATTCTTTTTCACCCCCTTTTCTTGAGATTCATCCTCATGAAAAGAAATGCACACCACTTCTTCTGGTGGATTGTACCTTAGTTTTATGTATATACAAACATCCAGGTATCTGCTGTTTTTGAAAATCCAAATGTCACCTTCTTTACCATCAAGACGGTCTTGTTCTGGTCCTTTGACGTAATCTCCTGGCTGAAGGTCCAACAATATGTCCTTTACATCGTCTATTAGCAAACCCCATTCTTTCAAGAATTTTATGTTTTTCTCTCTTTTGACAAAACCCCATTTCCCTGCTACTATTAGTTTTTTAATTTCGAGTAGATAACTTTTGATAACCTCTTCTTTTAGCTTTTCAATCTCAATCGCCCTCTTTCGTGCAACTTTAAAAACACTTTTTGCATTTTCATTATATCATATAAATTTTATTATTGCCACTATTTGATGGCAATATTCAACTTTGGATAAGATAATGAAGCTTACTTCATAACCTCAAACCTTGAGGTAAACTCCAAAAGCTCATCTAAAGCCTCAAAATTTAAGTTTGGTGCATTTTCAGCTTTTATCTGGACAAGGTCTAAGATTGCAACCTCTAAAGCTGCAATGCCAGTTCTCTCACCTATCCCTCTTATAGAGCAGTTTACCATTGAAGCACCGTATAGCCACGCACAGACTGCATTGCTCTGAGCTTTGTAAAAATCGTTGTGACCATGCCACTCAAGCCTCTCTGGTGGTATATTGGTGCTCTTTGAAATTGTGTAAATAATTTTAGGAACGCTTCGTGGCAAGCTTGCATATTCATATGGCACACCAAACCCTAAAGTGTCGCACAGTTTAAAATACACCTTTTTGTCACTCTTTTTTGCCATCTCTTCAATTGCCAAAATGAGTGGAATGACAAAATTTTCAATATCTGATCTTGTGATGTCTTCAAGATGAACTCTTGGTGTAATACCAAGTGAAAAGGCTTCTTGTATAACATCGATGTACTGGGCGGCAATTTCTGACCTTGTTTTTTGAAACTTTTTGTAGATGTGATAGTCTGAGCATGACATTAAAATCCCTACCTCATCAAGCCCAAACTCTTTTGCAAGTTTTAGTTCATCTTTTTTACTTCTCACCCACCCAACTACCTTTGGAAATTTGAATCTTTTTTTCAAGCATTCCTGAACACACTGTTTGTGATAATTTGTATAAAGAAAAAATTCGGAGTATTTTATAGTTCCAGTGCCATTGTCAATGTAGTGAAGATATTCAAAAATCTTTACTACATTTTCTTTTCCTATATACGAAATAGCTTGCTGACCTTCTCTGAACGTGCTGTCTGTTACATATAGCTTTGACGGTATATTGAGGGGAACAGAAATACTATCAAATATAACTCTTGGAATACTCTCATATGGAAATATTTCTTTAAAGTAATTAGGAGCGCCTTTTTCAAAATTTTGAAAACTCTTTTTTACTGCATCTACCATTTTCTCACATCCTAACAGATTTATAGTCAAGTTTTTCAATAGTCAACGTTGTTCAAAAGTTTCTTTGTTAAGTAAAGAATTAAATATGAAATTATTATCATCACAAAACTTACAGAATAAGTTTCCTCCTGATTTTGCACATATAGTTTGTACAAATAAAGTGAGATTGTTTGAGTTTTTCCAAAGACATTCCCCGCAAAGACAACTGTTGCGCCAAACTCGCCAAGCGCCCTTGAAAACGTGCCAAGTATCCCTATCACAAGCCCTTTTCTCGCAACTGGCAAGTACACACGCCACAAAATTCCAAGCTCATCAAGCCCTAAAATGAAGCCTTCTTCTTTTAGCTGTTTGTTTATGGCCAAAAACGAAGAGTATGCTACTTTCAAATAGTATCCAATACTAACAAAAAGCTGAGCAAGTATTACTGCAAAGGTGGTAAAAGGTATCTGAAGAGAAGCTTTGTCAAGTATTCTCCCTACAAATCCGACTTTGCCATACAAAAGAAGCAAGAGCACTCCCATCAAGATCGGTGGTAGAACGTTTGGAAGGTCTATTATCAGCTCAAGAAAAGCGATTCTTCTTTTTGTGCTGGCAAGGAGGTATGCAAAAGGTGTGCCTATTAAAAATGCCAAAATACAGCAGATGCTGGCTGTAAAAAAAGAAAGCCCAAAGGCTGTGATGGTCTCTTTTTTTGTTATCATATTAAAAAGTTTTGAGTATGGTACAACAAAAAGTAAATTTAAAAAAGGTAAAAGCAAAAATATTAAAAACGGAACTGAAAGAATAAATACCTTTTTCATAATAAGCTCACACGCTTTCACAAAAGAAACTTGATCGGTTTTCTTTGCTATTCATATCCTGCTGACTTTAAAATAGCTTTGACTTTTTTTGAACTTAAAAACTTTATAAACTCCTTTGCAAGCCTATTTTTCTCAGATGTTTTGATTACCCCAACATAATGATAAGCCTGAACATTGTACTCATCAGGAATAGAAACAATACCCAGTTTTGAATTTATGGCATCTGTGAAATAAACAACACCTGCGTCAGCCTGCATTGCCTTAACTTTTTGGATAACATCAGTAATCTGAAACTCTTGTGAGATGACATTTTGCAAAATCTTTTTGTACAGGGCAGGGTCTTTGCTTTTTACTTTGTTTAGAAACTGTTGTGTCCACATACCAATTGGTGAAACAGGGTCTGCTATGCAAAGCTTTACACCCTTTTTAGATATATCCTCAAAGCTTTTCACCTTTTTCGATGAGCTGACAATAGCAAGAGTAGTTTTAGCAAATGTCAAGTAACTATTTATATACCTCTTTCCTTTTATTTCATCAATGTATCTTTTGTCTGCTGAAAAGAATATATCACAAGAAGCGCCACTTTTGAGCTGCGTCACAAGTACATGAGTGCCTGCAACATTCATTTCAATCTTGCAATTTTTCTCTTTTTCAAACTGGTCAGCTATTTTTTCTATAACCGCTTCTAAAGTATTTGGTACAAAAAGGACAAGTTTATCATTTTTAGAGCTTTGAGCTTTGGTAGTCTTTGAAAAAGCAAATCGAGAATAGGTACAAAACAAAGCTGCCACAAGTACAGCTATTACAAAAATTGAGATTACAAATAATTTTATCCACTTTGACCTAATTTTCATTCTATATCTCTCCTTTTCTTCCTGAAGAAACGGTCATTTTTTAAGTCATAAAAAGATCCAAAACCTCTTTGATAGCATCTTTCACAAGCCCATGTCTTTCTAAAACAATCTTGT
This Caldicellulosiruptor changbaiensis DNA region includes the following protein-coding sequences:
- a CDS encoding beta/alpha barrel domain-containing protein: MVDAVKKSFQNFEKGAPNYFKEIFPYESIPRVIFDSISVPLNIPSKLYVTDSTFREGQQAISYIGKENVVKIFEYLHYIDNGTGTIKYSEFFLYTNYHKQCVQECLKKRFKFPKVVGWVRSKKDELKLAKEFGLDEVGILMSCSDYHIYKKFQKTRSEIAAQYIDVIQEAFSLGITPRVHLEDITRSDIENFVIPLILAIEEMAKKSDKKVYFKLCDTLGFGVPYEYASLPRSVPKIIYTISKSTNIPPERLEWHGHNDFYKAQSNAVCAWLYGASMVNCSIRGIGERTGIAALEVAILDLVQIKAENAPNLNFEALDELLEFTSRFEVMK
- a CDS encoding molybdate ABC transporter permease subunit, yielding MKKVFILSVPFLIFLLLPFLNLLFVVPYSKLFNMITKKETITAFGLSFFTASICCILAFLIGTPFAYLLASTKRRIAFLELIIDLPNVLPPILMGVLLLLLYGKVGFVGRILDKASLQIPFTTFAVILAQLFVSIGYYLKVAYSSFLAINKQLKEEGFILGLDELGILWRVYLPVARKGLVIGILGTFSRALGEFGATVVFAGNVFGKTQTISLYLYKLYVQNQEETYSVSFVMIIISYLILYLTKKLLNNVDY
- the modA gene encoding molybdate ABC transporter substrate-binding protein, whose translation is MKIRSKWIKLFVISIFVIAVLVAALFCTYSRFAFSKTTKAQSSKNDKLVLFVPNTLEAVIEKIADQFEKEKNCKIEMNVAGTHVLVTQLKSGASCDIFFSADKRYIDEIKGKRYINSYLTFAKTTLAIVSSSKKVKSFEDISKKGVKLCIADPVSPIGMWTQQFLNKVKSKDPALYKKILQNVISQEFQITDVIQKVKAMQADAGVVYFTDAINSKLGIVSIPDEYNVQAYHYVGVIKTSEKNRLAKEFIKFLSSKKVKAILKSAGYE